Proteins encoded together in one Capricornis sumatraensis isolate serow.1 chromosome 3, serow.2, whole genome shotgun sequence window:
- the FBRS gene encoding probable fibrosin-1, with the protein METAAAAAPGPGWAAEGERRRRRCSRRDRDREQRRRRGPGGDAPRALLVAPRGSSSSSSPPPPARPWSSASSGERPGGPRRRRPRPRPRPPRPRARKRPAGSGSRGEEEEEEEEGGADDGEAEEEPEEEEEEEEDLIDGFAIASFASLEALQKDASLQPPERLEHRLKHSGKRKRGGSSGATGEPGDSSDREPGRPSGDRARKWPNKRRRKEASSRHSLEAGYICDAESDLDERVSDDDLDPSFTVSTSKASGPHGAFNGNCEAKLSVVPKVSGLERSQEQPPGPDPLLVPFPPKEPPPPPAPRPPVSPPAPLPATPSLPPPPQPQLQLRVSPFGLRTSPYGSSLDLSTGSSSRPPPKAPAPPVAQPPPSSSSSSSSSSSASSSSAQLTHRPPTPSLPLPLSTHSFPPPGLRPPPPPHHPSLFSPGPTLPPPPPLLQVPGHPGASAANALSEQDLIGQDLNSRYLNAQGGPEVVGAGGSARPLAFQFHQHNHQHQHTHQHTHQHFTPYPPGLLPPHGPHMFEKYPGKMEGLFRHNPYTAFPPAVPGLPPGLPPAVSFGSLQGAFQPKSTNPELPPRLGPVPSGLPQKGTQIPDHFRPPLRKPGKWCAMHVRVAYMILRHQEKMKGDSHKLDFRNDLLPCLPGPYGALPPGQELSHPAASLFTATGAVHAAANPFTAAPGAHGPFLSPSTHIDPFGRPTSFASLAALSNGAFGGLGSPTFNSGAVFAQKESPGAPPAFASPPDPWGRLHRSPLAFPAWVRPPEAARTPGSDKERPVERREPSLTKEEKDRDLPFSRPQLRVSPATPKARAGEEGARPTKESVRVKEERKEEAAAAAAAAAAAAAAAAAATTGPQGLHLLFERPRPPPFLGPSPPERCAGFLEPTWLAGPPRLARPPRFYEAGEELTGPGAVAAARLYGLEPAHPLLYSRLAPPPPPTAAPGTPHLLSKTPPGALLGAPPPLVPAPRPSSPPRAPGPARADR; encoded by the exons ATGGAGACGGCAGCGGCCGCGGCTCCTGGCCCGGGCTGGGCCGCTGAGggggagcggcggcggcggcgctgcTCGCGCCGAGACCGAGACCGGGAGCAGCGGCGCCGCCGAGGTCCCGGCGGCGACGCGCCCCGGGCCCTGTTGGTCGCCCCGCGCGGCTCCTCGTCCTcgtcgtcgccgccgccgccggccagGCCGTGGTCGTCAGCTTCGTCTGGAGAGCGGCCCGGAGGCCCGAGACGGCGGCGGCCGCGTCCCAGGCCTCGGCCCCCGCGACCCCGAGCTCGGAAGCGGCCTGCTGGCTCGGGCAGCcgcggggaggaagaggaggaggaggaggaggggggcgcAGACGATGGGGAGGCTGAGGAAGagcctgaggaggaggaggaagaggaggaggacttGATCGATGGTTTCGCCATCGCCAGCTTCGCCAGCCTCGAGGCCTTGCAG AAGGATGCGTCTCTTCAGCCCCCAGAGCGACTGGAGCATCGGCTGAAGCATTCTGGGAAACGGAAGAGGGGTGGCTCCAGTGGGGCAACTGGGGAACCAGGGGACAGCTCTGATCGAGAGCCTGGCCGGCCCTCTGGGGATCGGGCCCGAAAATGGCCCAataagaggagaaggaaagag GCCTCCTCCCGTCATTCTCTGGAAGCTGGATACATA TGTGATGCAGAAAGTGATCTGGACGAGAGG GTCTCCGATGATGACCTCGACCCGTCCTTTACTGTCTCAACCAGCAAAG CCTCGGGCCCCCACGGCGCCTTCAATGGGAACTGTGAAGCAAAACTCTCCGTAGTCCCTAAAGTGTCGGGCCTGGAGCGGAGCCAGGAACAGCCCCCAGGGCCCGACCCGCTGCTAGTGCCTTTCCCCCCGAAGGAACCACCGCCTCCACCGGCCCCTCGGCCTCCTGTCTCACCCCCTGCACCCCTGCCGGCCACCCCCAgtctgccacccccaccccagccccagctgcaGCTTCGGGTTTCGCCTTTTGGCCTCCGCACTTCCCCCTATGGCAGCAGCCTGGACCtcagcactggcag CTCTTCACGGCCGCCCCCCAAGGCCCCGGCCCCTCCCGTGGCTCAACCTCCCCCCTCATCATCCTCTTCgtcctcttcctcctcatctgCCTCCTCCTCGTCCGCGCAGCTCACCCACCGGCCCCCGACGCCCTCACTGCCCCTGCCTTTATCCACCCACAGCTTCCCCCCTCCTGGGCTTCggccccccccaccaccccaccacccctccTTGTTCTCCCctggccccaccctgcccccacccccacccctgctgcaGGTGCCAGGGCACCCTGGGGCCTCAGCCGCTAACGCCCTTTCTG agCAGGACCTGATCGGCCAGGACCTGAACTCTCGCTACCTGAATGCCCAGGGTGGCCCCgaggtggtgggggcagggggctcgGCCCGGCCCCTGGCCTTCCAGTTCCACCAGCACAACCACCAGCACCAGCACACCCACCAGCACACCCACCAGCACTTCACCCCTTACCCCCCGGGCCTGCTGCCACCCCACGGCCCCCACATG TTTGAGAAATAtccaggaaagatggaaggccTTTTCCGGCataat CCGTATACGGCCTTCCCTCCCGCAGTGCCCGGCCTCCCTCCGGGCCTCCCGCCGGCTGTCTCCTTTGGCTCCCTGCAGGGGGCCTTCCAGCCCAAG AGCACGAACCCCGAGCTGCCACCACGACTGGGGCCAGTGCCGAGCGGGCTTCCCCAAAAGGGGACACAG ATCCCTGACCATTTCCGGCCACCTTTGAGG AAACCAGGGAAGTGGTGTGCCATGCACGTGCGTGTGGCTTACATGATCCTGAGACACCAGGAAAAGATGAAG GGCGACTCCCACAAGCTTGACTTTCGGAACGACCTCCTGCCCTGCCTTCCGGGGCCCTATGGGGCCCTGCCCCCTGGGCAGGAGCTCTCCCACCCGGCCGCCTCCCTCTTCACTGCGACTG GTGCCGTCCATGCTGCAGCCAACCCTTTCACGGCAGCTCCCGGGGCCCACGGACCCTTTCTGAGTCCCAGCACCCACATTG ATCCCTTTGGGCGTCCCACAAGCTTCGCCTCCTTGGCTGCCCTCTCCAACGGGGCCTTTGGAGGCCTGGGCAGCCCCACATTCA ACTCCGGCGCCGTCTTTGCCCAGAAAGAAAGTCCAGGGGCCCCACCAGCCTTCGCCTCCCCCCCAGACCCATGGGGCCGCCTGCATCGCagtcctctggcctttcctgcctGGGTCCGGCCCCCTGAGGCTGCCCGGACCCCGGGCTCAGACAAGGAGCGGCCGGTAGAGCGGAGGGAGCCCTCTCTCACCAAGGAGGAGAAGGACAG GGACCTCCCCTTTTCCCGGCCCCAGCTCCGAGTTTCTCCTGCTACTCCCAAGGCCCGGGCTGGCGAGGAAGGGGCCCGGCCCACCAAGGAGTCTGTGCGGGTAAAGGAGGAGCGGAAGGAAGAggccgctgctgctgccgccgccgccgctgctgccgctgccgccgccgccgctgccaccACCGGGCCCCAAGGCCTTCACCTGCTGTTTGAGAGGCCCCGGCCACCCCCATTTCTGGGCCCTAGTCCTCCAGAGCGCTGTGCTGGCTTCCTAGAGCCAACCTGGTTGGCTGGGCCCCCTCGCCTCGCTAGGCCGCCCCGCTTCTACGAGGCGGGAGAGGAGCTGACTGGACCTGGGGCCGTGGCTGCCGCCCGCCTCTACGGTCTGGAGCCTGCCCATCCCCTACTCTACAGCCGCTTGGCTCCGCCGCCACCACCGACTGCGGCCCCAGGAACCCCTCACCTTCTCAGCAAGACCCCACCAGGAGCCCTTTTGGGGGCACCACCTCCACTTGTGCCCGCCCCCCGGCCTAGTTCCCCTCCTCGGGCCCCTGGCCCAGCCCGGGCTGACAGGTGA